A genomic stretch from Bacteroidota bacterium includes:
- a CDS encoding glycosyltransferase family 9 protein, with amino-acid sequence MSAVSLQKILVIQTAFIGDAILASGVLEKLHQHHPNARIDFLVRKGNESLYAGHPFINTLLVWNKKEGKYKHLWQLLKTIRNTKYDMVINLQRFAASGFLTAFSGGKQTVGFSKNPLSFLFTQRIPHQYQRHEIER; translated from the coding sequence ATGAGCGCAGTTTCGCTTCAAAAAATACTGGTAATACAAACGGCCTTTATCGGCGATGCTATTTTGGCAAGTGGTGTGCTTGAAAAACTGCACCAACATCATCCCAATGCCCGTATTGATTTTTTGGTACGCAAAGGAAACGAGAGCCTTTATGCCGGACATCCTTTTATAAACACTCTGCTTGTTTGGAATAAAAAAGAGGGCAAATACAAACACTTGTGGCAGCTATTGAAAACCATACGAAACACTAAGTATGATATGGTAATCAACCTGCAACGCTTTGCTGCTTCGGGCTTTCTCACTGCATTTTCAGGGGGAAAACAAACCGTTGGTTTTAGCAAAAACCCGTTATCGTTTTTATTTACCCAACGAATACCGCACCAATACCAACGCCACGAAATTGAGCG